The following nucleotide sequence is from Nitrospira sp..
GAGCGCTGCGGGACGTTCCCACCCCGCACGCATGATCTGGCCAAGTTGGCTCATGTCGCCAACGTTACGCCGGACAATAGTCAGGACCTCTTTCTCAGGACCTTAACGAAATACTATGTGGGGACACGGTATCCGGAAGAAGTACGCACCTTGGCCGATGAAGCGACAAGGGACCTGGCGACGCGTTTACTGACACAGACAAAGGACCTGCTCCGATGGCTCGAAACCTTGCCGAGATAGAAACAATCGCCAGCCAAACTCTCTCGCTCTTACGGAAGCGCATTCCGGTC
It contains:
- a CDS encoding HEPN domain-containing protein, whose product is MRFVELTEDPAYTAVMNPDAERWRELAAYDLGTAEAMLTAGRYLYVLFCCQQAVEKHLKGLIVERCGTFPPRTHDLAKLAHVANVTPDNSQDLFLRTLTKYYVGTRYPEEVRTLADEATRDLATRLLTQTKDLLRWLETLPR